A single genomic interval of Roseofilum casamattae BLCC-M143 harbors:
- the lptC gene encoding LPS export ABC transporter periplasmic protein LptC, translated as MSHLEQRGWVNIGLSLICVISLIGCGGSNTRNRLAEAAAESEESEQVQLTFKDITLEQGDEEGKLLWKVYAKSATYSEDRKVAIVEQPSGELYQDGELVYRVEAKQGEVHQDGNLIILKEEIQAIAVADEVVLQGNELEWRPQADLLIVYDTLTGSHPQVEAKGDLAKLQSRSRQMELIGNVEAISHAPQLHMQTDQLIWSMEEEKLLGAVPIAINHYEGVEDKLTPEQLEKLTPTHVASAGGSVVDLKAKAVTLIKTVTLTGTTPPLEVKSESMTWDLKSQSVGVNQTVTLKHLAEQLTLVGDRGTVDLAQQVARLDKNVRMTGGQQLSDLRAEQIVWSFANDKIEATGNVTYRQGDPPLFLQGARAFGTLSDQNITVSSGDRNRVVTEIIP; from the coding sequence ATGAGTCATTTAGAACAGCGGGGATGGGTCAACATTGGCTTGTCCCTTATTTGTGTTATTTCTCTAATTGGATGCGGTGGCTCGAATACGAGAAACCGCCTGGCGGAGGCCGCTGCTGAGTCAGAAGAATCCGAACAAGTTCAGTTAACCTTCAAAGACATTACCCTCGAACAAGGGGACGAGGAAGGCAAACTCTTGTGGAAAGTTTATGCTAAGTCTGCTACCTACAGCGAAGATCGTAAGGTCGCGATCGTCGAACAACCCTCTGGGGAATTGTATCAAGATGGGGAGTTAGTCTATCGGGTAGAAGCCAAACAAGGAGAAGTCCATCAAGATGGTAATCTGATTATCCTGAAAGAAGAAATTCAGGCGATCGCCGTCGCCGATGAGGTCGTGTTGCAAGGCAACGAGCTAGAATGGCGGCCCCAAGCCGATTTATTGATTGTTTACGATACTTTGACCGGTTCCCATCCGCAAGTGGAAGCCAAAGGAGATTTAGCCAAGCTCCAGAGTCGCTCGCGGCAGATGGAACTCATTGGGAATGTGGAAGCCATCTCCCACGCTCCCCAATTGCACATGCAAACCGATCAATTGATATGGTCTATGGAAGAAGAAAAACTCTTGGGAGCTGTCCCCATTGCGATTAATCATTATGAGGGAGTCGAAGATAAGTTAACCCCAGAGCAGTTAGAGAAACTCACTCCCACTCATGTTGCCAGCGCCGGCGGCTCGGTGGTCGATCTCAAAGCCAAAGCCGTCACATTAATTAAAACAGTTACCCTCACCGGAACGACTCCTCCTTTAGAAGTCAAAAGCGAGTCCATGACTTGGGATCTCAAGTCTCAGTCTGTCGGAGTGAATCAAACCGTGACCTTAAAACATTTAGCCGAACAATTAACGTTAGTTGGCGATCGCGGAACCGTCGATCTCGCCCAACAAGTGGCTCGTTTGGACAAAAATGTGAGAATGACGGGAGGTCAACAGCTCTCCGATCTCCGCGCCGAACAGATTGTATGGTCTTTTGCTAATGACAAGATCGAAGCCACGGGAAACGTCACTTACCGCCAAGGAGACCCTCCCTTATTTTTACAAGGAGCCAGAGCCTTTGGCACATTAAGCGACCAAAATATTACCGTGAGCAGCGGCGATCGCAATCGGGTTGTCACCGAAATTATTCCCTGA
- the metG gene encoding methionine--tRNA ligase, protein MNSKPAVKKNFTVTTPLYYVNDMPHIGSAYTTIAADILGRYWRLRGEEVLTITGTDEHGLKIQRTAAERGKDPQTHCDEIARGFRSLWEKLNIRYDRFSRTTAKNHEAIVEEFFQRVWDNGDIYKGQQKGWYCVGCEEFKEERELLEGHRCPLHSNKPTEWRDEQNYFFRLSKYQNQLQTLYQEHPEFIQPESRRNEVLSFVDRGLQDFSISRVNLDWGFPVPTDGEHTLYVWFDALLGYVTALLEPEDKPTLENALKHWWPVQTHLIGKDILRFHAIYWPAMLMSAGLPLPHRVFGHGFLTKDGKKMGKSLGNTLDPFDLLDRYGADAVRYYFMKEIEFGKDGDFSETRFINVLNADLANDLGNLLNRTLGMAKKYCQAIVPEINPDEISTENPLKAVGLSLRSTVENHYSNLAYSQASEAILTLVRESNKYIDDRAPWTLYKQGEKDRVAIVLYSVLESVRLSAYLLSPIIPRISTAIYQQLGFDLDFDNSTGVNSIAPFTSHAQWGILPGGQPLRKPKPVFQRLEAICN, encoded by the coding sequence ATGAACTCAAAGCCTGCTGTCAAAAAAAACTTTACGGTCACCACTCCGCTCTACTATGTCAATGACATGCCCCATATCGGTAGCGCTTATACCACCATAGCGGCAGATATTTTGGGACGCTACTGGCGCCTGCGAGGGGAAGAGGTGTTAACCATTACCGGAACGGACGAACATGGCTTGAAAATCCAGCGCACGGCAGCAGAACGGGGTAAAGATCCGCAAACCCATTGCGATGAAATTGCTCGGGGATTTCGATCGCTCTGGGAAAAGCTGAATATTCGCTACGATCGCTTTAGCCGGACAACGGCCAAAAATCACGAGGCGATCGTCGAGGAGTTTTTCCAACGAGTCTGGGACAATGGCGATATTTACAAGGGGCAACAAAAGGGATGGTATTGCGTTGGTTGCGAAGAATTCAAAGAAGAACGAGAACTGCTCGAAGGCCATCGCTGTCCCTTGCATAGCAACAAACCCACCGAATGGCGCGACGAACAAAATTACTTCTTTCGCCTCTCCAAATATCAAAACCAGTTGCAAACCCTCTATCAAGAACATCCCGAATTTATCCAACCCGAAAGCCGCCGTAATGAAGTCTTAAGTTTTGTCGATCGCGGTTTGCAAGACTTTTCCATCTCCCGAGTTAATCTCGATTGGGGTTTCCCCGTTCCCACCGATGGCGAACATACCCTGTATGTGTGGTTTGATGCTCTCTTAGGATATGTCACCGCCCTCCTCGAGCCAGAGGATAAACCCACTCTAGAGAATGCTCTAAAACACTGGTGGCCGGTGCAAACCCATCTGATCGGTAAAGACATTCTCCGCTTTCATGCCATCTACTGGCCCGCCATGCTCATGTCAGCAGGACTGCCCTTACCCCATCGAGTTTTCGGTCATGGATTTCTCACCAAAGATGGCAAGAAAATGGGGAAAAGCCTAGGAAATACCCTCGATCCCTTCGATTTACTCGATCGCTACGGAGCGGATGCCGTGCGCTACTATTTCATGAAAGAAATCGAATTTGGCAAAGATGGCGACTTTAGCGAAACCCGATTTATCAATGTTCTCAATGCCGATCTAGCCAACGATTTGGGGAATTTGCTCAACCGAACCTTAGGTATGGCAAAAAAATACTGTCAAGCCATCGTTCCCGAGATAAACCCCGACGAGATTAGTACTGAAAATCCGCTCAAAGCAGTTGGGTTATCATTAAGATCGACTGTAGAGAATCACTACAGTAACCTTGCTTATTCCCAAGCCAGCGAAGCGATTCTGACGTTAGTGAGAGAGAGTAACAAATATATTGACGATCGCGCCCCCTGGACGTTGTACAAGCAAGGAGAAAAAGACCGAGTTGCCATAGTGCTCTACTCTGTTTTAGAATCCGTGCGTTTGTCGGCCTATCTGCTCTCTCCAATTATCCCTCGGATAAGTACCGCAATTTACCAGCAGTTGGGGTTCGATCTCGATTTTGATAATTCGACTGGGGTCAACTCAATTGCCCCATTTACCAGTCACGCTCAATGGGGAATTTTGCCAGGAGGACAACCATTGCGCAAACCAAAACCCGTGTTTCAACGTCTAGAAGCGATCTGCAATTAA
- a CDS encoding NYN domain-containing protein gives MEQNQSLWTPEQVLSNRGTVAIFIDGSNLFYAALQLGMEIDYTKLLCRLTNGSRLLRSFFYTGVDRTNEKQQGFLLWMRRNGYRVIAKDLVQLPDGSKKANLDVEIAVDMMALVGCYDTAVLVSGDGDLAYAVDSVSYRGVRVEVVSLRSMTSDSLINVADRYIDLESIKEDIQKTPRQNTYAYRPLSGISLMEEREKR, from the coding sequence ATGGAACAAAATCAGAGTCTGTGGACTCCAGAACAGGTCTTATCCAATCGCGGAACCGTTGCAATTTTCATTGATGGTTCCAACCTGTTCTATGCAGCTCTGCAACTGGGCATGGAGATTGATTACACTAAACTGCTGTGCCGGTTGACCAATGGCTCGCGCTTGCTGCGCTCGTTCTTCTATACTGGAGTCGATCGCACCAACGAAAAACAGCAAGGTTTTCTACTCTGGATGCGTCGCAACGGCTATCGCGTGATTGCCAAAGATTTGGTGCAACTTCCCGATGGCTCCAAAAAAGCGAATTTGGATGTGGAGATTGCCGTTGATATGATGGCTTTAGTCGGGTGCTACGACACCGCCGTGTTGGTCAGTGGGGATGGAGACCTGGCCTATGCCGTCGATTCAGTCAGCTATCGCGGGGTGCGCGTTGAGGTGGTAAGCTTGCGATCGATGACCAGCGATAGCTTAATTAATGTCGCCGATCGCTATATCGATCTCGAAAGCATTAAGGAAGATATTCAGAAAACTCCCCGCCAGAACACTTATGCCTATCGCCCTCTCTCCGGTATCAGTTTAATGGAGGAGCGCGAAAAACGATAA